The Tenebrio molitor chromosome 3, icTenMoli1.1, whole genome shotgun sequence genome contains a region encoding:
- the LOC138126124 gene encoding F-box only protein 21-like, which yields MEQLPLELIEKILSPPVLTVQDVVNFSSTCGYFREAVLNSSIIWKQKFIDKWPKLVHMIDRNGNFYLKELQYSYEVKRRMMAQLMTMSARFYRKYQLSDTDLEEWRILMCEKRQTYHYLCSFLTEIVNTNETIRSIEEVPINTPGNKTLQYYAYKVLRYIKQLHLTEVWTDYVSLPPEKQILERGAAFVAQWCQPEIDITGDDIASTLDIVAHLVKRRLHETYPSHKIFQASEEDLAQWRNENLTRSQWTVPECQQLILTMREVMYKELGFGGSTEGYYMSQNSLINKVLETRKGLPIILAIIYESVGRRLGLLFEPINFPAHFLLRFCENDGPRTKKYYIDTFNGGNVMQKTACPYRTRTEGDVFFPVATAAKVVERIANNLELSTRQHVEHNGRVTHLRSILELLKLVSPQDLSALVSLAKLYMLHRINTKSLEDYLATQTFSAPEQARNILHMIQGFSKHHVDSPFDVPATQRSPDLKFAVGMIMKDVSHNGDKCVIYSWNVGCSGVSASTECLEAPHSVAFHSKSKPKQPFYNVLMEDGSYRYVAQETLVPTTEVGALHSNKDLGRHFSHFFNNHFVPNAEKEREFPADKRVRHKFYYETQLAHYRP from the exons ATGGAACAATTGCCACTAgaattgattgaaaaaatattaagccCCCCAGTTTTAACAGTCCAAGATGTGGTCAACTTTTCATCAACCTGTGGTTATTTTCGCGAAGCAGTTTTAAACAGCTCAATAATATGGAAACAAAAATTCATTGATAA ATGGCCTAAACTAGTTCACATGATTGACAGGAAcgggaatttttatttaaaagaattacAGTACTCATACGAAGTAAAAAGAAGAATGATGGCTCAGCTGATGACAATGTCGGCTCGTTTTTACAGAAAGTATCAGCTATCAGATACAGATTTAGAGGAGTGGCGCATATTAATGTGTGAAAAAAGACAAACCTACCACTATTTGTGCTCATTTCTCACTGAAATTGTCAACACTAACGAGACCATCAGAAGCATAGAGGAAGTCCCGATCAA TACTCCAGGCAATAAAACTTTGCAATATTACGCGTACAAAGTGCTACGTTACATAAAGCAACTACACTTGACTGAAGTGTGGACAGATTACGTGAGTCTTCCcccagaaaaacaaattttggagAGAGGAGCTGCTTTCGTGGCACAGTGGTGCCAACCTGAGATCGACATTACGGGAGACGACATCGCGAGCACACTCGATATCGTCGCGCACTTAGTCAAGCGAAGACTCCACGAGACTTACCCAAGTCACAAGATTTTTCAAGCCTCAGAAGAAGACCTGGCGCAATGGAGGAACGAAAATCTCACCAGAAGTCAATGGACCGTGCCAGAATGCCAACAGTTAATTTTGACGATGCGTGAAGTTATGTACAAAGAGCTCGGATTTGGTGGCAGCACTGAGGGCTACTACATGTCACAAAATTCGCTCATAAACAAA GTTTTAGAGACAAGAAAAGGACTTCCGATCATTTTGGCCATCATTTACGAGAGCGTGGGTCGGCGACTGGGACTGCTCTTCGAACCGATCAATTTCCCTGCACACTTTTTGCTCCGGTTCTGCGAAAATGACGGTCCGCGcacgaaaaaatattatatcgATACGTTCAACGGTGGGAATGTGATGCAGAAGACGGCTTGTCCGTACAGGACTAGGACCGAAGGAGATGTCTTTTTTCCGGTGGCGACTGCGGCCAAAGTGGTTGAACGCATTGCAAACAATCTGGAATTGTCGACGAGGCAACATGTCGAACACAACGGAAGGGTCACCCATCTCAGGTCTATACTTGAACTGTTGAAACTCGTCAGTCCTCAAGATTTGTCAGCGTTGGTCAGTCTGGCCAAGCTGTACATGTTGCACAGAATAAACACCAAATCGCTGGAGGATTATTTAGCGACTCAG ACGTTCAGCGCCCCCGAACAAGCGCGCAACATCTTGCACATGATCCAAGGCTTCTCGAAGCACCACGTCGACTCGCCCTTCGACGTACCCGCCACTCAACGAAGCCCCGACCTGAAGTTCGCCGTGGGGATGATCATGAAGGACGTCAGCCACAACGGCGACAAGTGCGTCATCTACAGCTGGAACGTGGGATGCTCGGGAGTTTCGGCGTCGACCGAATGCCTCGAGGCCCCTCACAGCGTCGCTTTCCATTCGAAGTCGAAACCGAAACAACCCTTCTACAACGTTCTGATGGAGGATGGGTCCTACCGTTACGTCGCACAAG AAACGCTGGTGCCGACCACCGAAGTCGGCGCTTTGCACTCGAACAAAGACCTCGGCCGGCACTTCTCGCACTTCTTCAACAACCACTTCGTGCCAAACGCAGAGAAAGAGAGGGAGTTCCCGGCGGACAAGAGGGTTCGTCATAAGTTTTATTATGAAACGCAACTCGCCCACTACAGACCATGA
- the LOC138125974 gene encoding pyridoxine/pyridoxamine 5'-phosphate oxidase-like isoform X2, whose amino-acid sequence MVWSVNSETTKLQKRKHQNKSKFICFSEKKTTSPFRTMNISEDSIEVKEPFHLFEKWFSEVSTNPTVVEPNAMCLSTATKNGLPSARFVLCKGYSKEGFKFFTHYTSRKGGELEENPHCALTFYWAYCNRSVRIEGVAEKLPFSDADQYFKSRPYQSQIGALCSDQSKPIKDRNVLAEKERELKGVYGEGEVPRPPQWGGYLVRPQSIEFWQGQTDRIHDRIKFRRPTSGEEPDGVLTRQGDEGWIYERLAP is encoded by the exons ATGGTGTGGAGTGTTAATTCTGAAACTACTAAACTACAAAAAA GAAAACACCAAAACAAGAGTAAATTCATTTGTTTCTCAGAGAAGAAGACCACCAGTCCATTTCGCACCATGAATATCAGCG aagaCAGTATAGAGGTGAAGGAACCCTtccatttatttgaaaagtgGTTCAGTGAGGTGAGCACCAACCCCACAGTGGTGGAACCAAACGCCATGTGCCTGTCCACAGCaactaa aaatggCCTCCCTTCTGCAAGATTTGTTTTGTGCAAAGGCTACAGTAAAGaaggttttaaatttttcacgcACTACACAAGCAGAAAGGGAGGAGAATTG GAAGAAAATCCCCATTGTGCACTGACGTTCTACTGGGCTTACTGCAACAGATCT GTGCGAATAGAGGGCGTCGCTGAGAAACTTCCCTTCTCCGACGCCGACCAGTATTTTAAATCTAGACCCTATCAGAGCCAAATTGGGGCCTTGTGCAGCGACCAAAGCAAACCGATTAAAGACCGCAACGTCTTGGCTGAGAAAGAACGAGAATTGAAAGGTGTATATGGCGAGGGCGAGGTGCCAAGACCTCCTCAATG GGGTGGTTACCTAGTGAGGCCCCAGAGTATAGAGTTTTGGCAAGGACAGACTGACAGGATTCATGATAGGATCAAGTTTAGGAGGCCTACAAGTGGCGAAGAGCCTGATGGGGTGCTGACCCGTCAAGGTGATGAAGGATGGATATATGAGAGACTGGCTCcatag
- the LOC138126307 gene encoding coiled-coil domain-containing protein 34-like, which yields MLEVGVNNQISEQSKDEWSLNNLTDTTNPKETNHHVIRKFINSAIYVEKPVASTVSNETIPISQKISNEDLLDNNTKRCTCSVDPKTCPCHGNSFFAFIPKETRKSGVSKVSESKTKISSTCLSSSNVADEKEALIKNWIAKKEEEKRKKEMKEKMVLEAKLKEKELLLEQERNNFKKWLTNKKKLEAEAKKKKGREQEEQQLKELEKEKRHLENQLNFQLWVKKKEEVNLEKKIKKQMEMIGELERKERQLRENEKAFNEWLKNSKNKQKPVPLNRGLESLCSSSSVTYVNPNPWNPVP from the exons ATGTTGGAAGTTGGTGTCAACAATCAAATTAGCGAACAAAGCAAAGACGAATGGTCTTTAAACAATCTTACAGACACAACTAACCCCAAAGAAACAAACCATCACGTCATCAGGAAATTTATCAATTCTGCTATTTATGTGGAGAAACCCGTGGCTTCCACAGTTTCCAATGAAACTATACctatttcacaaaaaatttcaaacgaaGATTTGTTAGACAACAATACGAAACGTTGCACTTGCTCGGTGGATCCGAAAACTTGTCCGTGCCACGGTAACAGTTTCTTTGCTTTCATACCGAAAGAAACAAGAAAGAGTGGAGTGTCCAAAGTGTCAGAGAGCAAAACCAAGATATCGTCCACTTGTCTGTCTAGTAGTAACGTTGCCGATGAAAAGGAAGCCCTGATTAAAAACTGGATCGCCAAGAAAGAAGAAGAGAAGAGGAAGAAGGAAATGAAAGAGAAAATGGTGCTCGAAGCTAAACTAAAAGAAAAGGAGTTGTTGCTTGAACAGGAAAGGAACAACTTTAAGAAGTGGCTtacaaacaaaaagaaattggaAGCGGAAGCGAAGAAGAAGAAAGGGAGGGAACAAGAGGAGCAGCAGTTGAAGGAACTGGAAAAAGAAAAGCGCCATCTTGAGAATCAGCTAAATTTTCAACTTTGGGtcaaaaagaaagaagaagtCAATTTAG agaagaaaataaaaaagcaaatGGAGATGATCGGAGAACTTGAACGCAAAGAAAGACAACTGAGAGAAAACGAAAAGGCTTTCAACGAATGGCTGAAAAACTCCAAAAATAAACAGAAGCCTGTGCCACTGAATCGGGGTCTAGAGT CTTTGTGTTCGTCGTCTTCTGTAACGTACGTGAATCCAAATCCTTGGAACCCGGTACCTTGA
- the LOC138125973 gene encoding histidine protein methyltransferase 1 homolog isoform X2, which yields MFKFGFSSDGAEETTNDQEEDALHWLQSEEINPNEINIDQNVTVNSIRCGERDIKCVSNEGVVDSLKCSQDKDNSLLSAEQNHSDLITAVYEGGLKIWECTYDLLNFINNLDVDLNNKKVLDLGCGAGIIGIFACLKGARTVFQDYNIEVIKSITIPNVSLNDISFDKCEFFYGDWESFLQLQNKALCENDKFDCIFTSETIYNINNYKKLINIFKNLLKKTGVVYVAAKCHYFGVGGGTGQFEDSLKKEDIFNHSTCWDGLSTSINLLHVCS from the exons ATGTTTAAATTTGGATTTTCAAGTGATGGTGCTGAAGAAACAACAAATG ATCAAGAGGAAGACGCTCTCCACTGGCTTCAAAGCGAAGAAATAAATCCCAACGAGATAAATATCGACCAAAATGTGACTGTTAACTCGATACGTTGCGGTGAACGCGATATAAAGTGTGTCTCAAATGAAGGTGTAGTGGACTCCTTGAAATGTAGTCAAGATAAAGACAATTCTCTTCTAAGTGCGGAACAAAATCATTCAGATCTAATTACCGCGGTATATGAAG GTGGACTGAAAATCTGGGAGTGCACTTATGActtgttaaattttatcaaCAATTTAGATGTAGATCTGAACAATAAGAAAGTCCTTGATTTAGGTTGTGGTGCTGGAATTATAGGAATTTTTGCATGTTTGAAGGGCGCCAGAACAGTTTTTCAAGATTAT AATATTGAAGTTATCAAATCTATAACTATACCAAATGTGTCCTTGAATGATATCAGTTTTGATaagtgtgaatttttttatggtGATTGGGAATCATTTCTGCAATTACAGAACAAAGCTCTGtgtgaaaatgacaaatttgactGCATTTTCACCTCTGAGACGATCtacaatataaataattacaaaaagttaataaatatttttaaaaatcttttaaaaaagaCTGGAGTTGT TTATGTGGCAGCAAAATGCCACTACTTTGGAGTTGGAGGAGGTACAGGACAATTCGAAGACTCATTAAAAAAGGAAGACATTTTTAATCACTCGACATGTTGG GATGGGCTATCGACGTCAATAAATTTACTTCATGTGTGTTCTTGA
- the SrpRbeta gene encoding signal recognition particle receptor subunit beta has translation MKTCSNCVLRLIAELSSQVSLPAVVVSHRELLIIKSELKSAIMDEKIPVKIEENNFTHILLAVLVIIVTLVIFALYRRRKASRNCILLTGLCDSGKTLIFSQLVHNKFIQTHTSIRENIGTFVVNNNYLKIVDIPGHERLRDKFVEQYKELTRGLVFVIDSLTIQQDVRDTAEFLYNILADPNVSKHAPNILILCNKQDQTLSKGSNAVKSILEKELNTLRITKSRQLDSVDPKARRIASLGSDDSDFSFSGLHYKIEFAESFAFNKNGSVNIEELKKWVVKNA, from the exons ATGAAAACCTGTAGTAATTGCGTCCTTCGCTTAATTGCGGAACTGTCAAGTCAAGTGTCACTTCCAGCTGTGGTAGTTTCACATCGTGagcttttaattattaaaagtgAATTAAAATCTGCCATAATGGACGAGAAAATACCGGTGAAGatagaagaaaacaattttacgcACATCTTGCTAGCAGTTCTTGTAATTATAGTAACTTTAG TAATTTTTGCCCTATATCGGCGAAGAAAAGCATCGAGAAACTGTATTTTGTTGACTGGGTTGTGCGACAGTGGCAAAACGTTAATATTTTCGCAACTGGTTCACAACAAGTTTATCCAGACCCATACTTCAATCAGGGAAAATATTGGCACTTTCGTTGTCAACAAT aattatttaaaaattgttgacatACCTGGACATGAGAGATTGCGTGACAAGTTTGTGGAGCAGTACAAGGAATTGACCAGAGGACTTGTGTTTGTTATTGATTCACTTACAATACAACAAGATGTGAGAGATACTGctgaatttttgtacaatattttggCAGATCCCAATGTGTCCAAACATGCTccaaatattttgattttgtgcAACAAGCAGGATCAAACACTGTCTAAGGGCAGCAATGCGGTCAAGTCAATTCTCGAGAAGGAATT GAACACTCTTCGAATAACTAAGTCAAGACAGTTGGATTCAGTTGATCCAAAAGCTAGGAGAATTGCAAGTTTGGGATCGGATGAttcagatttttctttttcagggCTAcactataaaattgagtttgcAGAGTCTTTTGCGTTTAATAAGAACGGGTCTGTAAATATTGAAGAGTTGAAGAAGTGggtggtgaaaaatgcgtaa
- the LOC138125974 gene encoding pyridoxine/pyridoxamine 5'-phosphate oxidase-like isoform X3 → MNISALRTQYNDKRNLFLEDSIEVKEPFHLFEKWFSEVSTNPTVVEPNAMCLSTATKNGLPSARFVLCKGYSKEGFKFFTHYTSRKGGELEENPHCALTFYWAYCNRSVRIEGVAEKLPFSDADQYFKSRPYQSQIGALCSDQSKPIKDRNVLAEKERELKGVYGEGEVPRPPQWGGYLVRPQSIEFWQGQTDRIHDRIKFRRPTSGEEPDGVLTRQGDEGWIYERLAP, encoded by the exons ATGAATATCAGCG CTCTTAGGACCCAATACAATGACAagcgaaatttatttttagaagaCAGTATAGAGGTGAAGGAACCCTtccatttatttgaaaagtgGTTCAGTGAGGTGAGCACCAACCCCACAGTGGTGGAACCAAACGCCATGTGCCTGTCCACAGCaactaa aaatggCCTCCCTTCTGCAAGATTTGTTTTGTGCAAAGGCTACAGTAAAGaaggttttaaatttttcacgcACTACACAAGCAGAAAGGGAGGAGAATTG GAAGAAAATCCCCATTGTGCACTGACGTTCTACTGGGCTTACTGCAACAGATCT GTGCGAATAGAGGGCGTCGCTGAGAAACTTCCCTTCTCCGACGCCGACCAGTATTTTAAATCTAGACCCTATCAGAGCCAAATTGGGGCCTTGTGCAGCGACCAAAGCAAACCGATTAAAGACCGCAACGTCTTGGCTGAGAAAGAACGAGAATTGAAAGGTGTATATGGCGAGGGCGAGGTGCCAAGACCTCCTCAATG GGGTGGTTACCTAGTGAGGCCCCAGAGTATAGAGTTTTGGCAAGGACAGACTGACAGGATTCATGATAGGATCAAGTTTAGGAGGCCTACAAGTGGCGAAGAGCCTGATGGGGTGCTGACCCGTCAAGGTGATGAAGGATGGATATATGAGAGACTGGCTCcatag
- the LOC138125974 gene encoding pyridoxine/pyridoxamine 5'-phosphate oxidase-like isoform X1, whose amino-acid sequence MVWSVNSETTKLQKRKHQNKSKFICFSEKKTTSPFRTMNISALRTQYNDKRNLFLEDSIEVKEPFHLFEKWFSEVSTNPTVVEPNAMCLSTATKNGLPSARFVLCKGYSKEGFKFFTHYTSRKGGELEENPHCALTFYWAYCNRSVRIEGVAEKLPFSDADQYFKSRPYQSQIGALCSDQSKPIKDRNVLAEKERELKGVYGEGEVPRPPQWGGYLVRPQSIEFWQGQTDRIHDRIKFRRPTSGEEPDGVLTRQGDEGWIYERLAP is encoded by the exons ATGGTGTGGAGTGTTAATTCTGAAACTACTAAACTACAAAAAA GAAAACACCAAAACAAGAGTAAATTCATTTGTTTCTCAGAGAAGAAGACCACCAGTCCATTTCGCACCATGAATATCAGCG CTCTTAGGACCCAATACAATGACAagcgaaatttatttttagaagaCAGTATAGAGGTGAAGGAACCCTtccatttatttgaaaagtgGTTCAGTGAGGTGAGCACCAACCCCACAGTGGTGGAACCAAACGCCATGTGCCTGTCCACAGCaactaa aaatggCCTCCCTTCTGCAAGATTTGTTTTGTGCAAAGGCTACAGTAAAGaaggttttaaatttttcacgcACTACACAAGCAGAAAGGGAGGAGAATTG GAAGAAAATCCCCATTGTGCACTGACGTTCTACTGGGCTTACTGCAACAGATCT GTGCGAATAGAGGGCGTCGCTGAGAAACTTCCCTTCTCCGACGCCGACCAGTATTTTAAATCTAGACCCTATCAGAGCCAAATTGGGGCCTTGTGCAGCGACCAAAGCAAACCGATTAAAGACCGCAACGTCTTGGCTGAGAAAGAACGAGAATTGAAAGGTGTATATGGCGAGGGCGAGGTGCCAAGACCTCCTCAATG GGGTGGTTACCTAGTGAGGCCCCAGAGTATAGAGTTTTGGCAAGGACAGACTGACAGGATTCATGATAGGATCAAGTTTAGGAGGCCTACAAGTGGCGAAGAGCCTGATGGGGTGCTGACCCGTCAAGGTGATGAAGGATGGATATATGAGAGACTGGCTCcatag
- the LOC138125973 gene encoding histidine protein methyltransferase 1 homolog isoform X1, protein MFKFGFSSDGAEETTNDQEEDALHWLQSEEINPNEINIDQNVTVNSIRCGERDIKCVSNEGVVDSLKCSQDKDNSLLSAEQNHSDLITAVYEGGLKIWECTYDLLNFINNLDVDLNNKKVLDLGCGAGIIGIFACLKGARTVFQDYNIEVIKSITIPNVSLNDISFDKCEFFYGDWESFLQLQNKALCENDKFDCIFTSETIYNINNYKKLINIFKNLLKKTGVVYVAAKCHYFGVGGGTGQFEDSLKKEDIFNHSTCWVCPNGVKRAIIKIILK, encoded by the exons ATGTTTAAATTTGGATTTTCAAGTGATGGTGCTGAAGAAACAACAAATG ATCAAGAGGAAGACGCTCTCCACTGGCTTCAAAGCGAAGAAATAAATCCCAACGAGATAAATATCGACCAAAATGTGACTGTTAACTCGATACGTTGCGGTGAACGCGATATAAAGTGTGTCTCAAATGAAGGTGTAGTGGACTCCTTGAAATGTAGTCAAGATAAAGACAATTCTCTTCTAAGTGCGGAACAAAATCATTCAGATCTAATTACCGCGGTATATGAAG GTGGACTGAAAATCTGGGAGTGCACTTATGActtgttaaattttatcaaCAATTTAGATGTAGATCTGAACAATAAGAAAGTCCTTGATTTAGGTTGTGGTGCTGGAATTATAGGAATTTTTGCATGTTTGAAGGGCGCCAGAACAGTTTTTCAAGATTAT AATATTGAAGTTATCAAATCTATAACTATACCAAATGTGTCCTTGAATGATATCAGTTTTGATaagtgtgaatttttttatggtGATTGGGAATCATTTCTGCAATTACAGAACAAAGCTCTGtgtgaaaatgacaaatttgactGCATTTTCACCTCTGAGACGATCtacaatataaataattacaaaaagttaataaatatttttaaaaatcttttaaaaaagaCTGGAGTTGT TTATGTGGCAGCAAAATGCCACTACTTTGGAGTTGGAGGAGGTACAGGACAATTCGAAGACTCATTAAAAAAGGAAGACATTTTTAATCACTCGACATGTTGGGTATGTCCTAATGGAGTTAAAAGAGCtataattaaaatcattttaaaataa
- the LOC138126911 gene encoding tyrosine recombinase XerC-like: MIKFCFLPNYCSKLRNLRSTITMTTRRLFKLFISVKIFSQMNVPEEIKKEAINVASSLLPAKSLARYEREYEEFKNWQKNNNVTGVTEDVLLVYLHQLSDKFSPNSLWSKWSMLKSSLEIKENAEVRRFHKVIAFLKRKNERYVPKKARVLTKEQVEKFLVEAPDDYWLLYKVITIFGIFGACRCDELLSLTVKDVEDVEKYIIVTLRNTKNLTTRRFTITDEGCSFQPCVLYRKYAVLRPRQADQLRFFLTYRNGKCISLNVGQHTIGGVPKKIATYLGLQEPELYTGHSFRRSAATMVVDAGGDILTLKRAGGWKSSGIAEGYVDDSINKKIEIAKKMFPGRNSTDVASTSGGSTINCPITSEFTTASGMFDISGNSNCTFNFNLYETKK; this comes from the exons atgatcaaattctgttttcttccaaattatTGCTCAAAACTCAGAAACCTTAGAAGTACAATTACTATGACAACGCGCCgtttgttcaaattgtttatttccgtcaagattttttctcaaatgaacgtgccagaagaaatcaaaaaagAAGCTATAAACGTGGCTTCCAGTTTACTGCCAGCGAAGTCTTTAGCAAGATATGAACGAGAatatgaagaatttaaaaattggcagaaaaacaataacgtaACTGGTGTAACGGAAGACGTTCTTTTGGTGTATCTTCACCAACTATCAGACAAATTTAGCCCCAATTCTTTGTGGTCGAAATGGTCCATGTTAAAAAGCTCCctggaaattaaagaaaatgctGAAGTTCGCAG ATTTCATAAGGTAATTGCTTTTCTCAAGAGAAAGAATGAGCGTTACGTGCCGAAGAAGGCAAGGGTTTTAACAAAAGAGCAAGTGgaaaaatttcttgttgaagCTCCTGATGACTATTGGTTGTTATATAAagtgattacaatttttggaatttttggtgCTTGCCGGTGTGACGAGCTTCTCTCGTTGACGGTGAAGGACGTAGAAGATGTTGAGAAATATATTATCGTCACTTTACGGAATACAAAGAATTTAACAACAAGGAGATTTACGATCACAGATGAGGGCTGCAGTTTTCAACCTTGTGTTTTGTACAGAAAATATGCAGTTCTTCGTCCTCGTCAAGCAGACCAATTACGTTTCTTTTTAACCTACCGTAATGGCAAATGTATTTCCCTCAATGTTGGCCAGCACACTATTGGCGGTGTaccgaaaaaaattgcaacataCTTAGGGCTACAAGAACCTGAATTATACACAGGTCACTCATTTCGCCGATCAGCAGCAACAATGGTTGTGGATGCAGGTGGAGatattttgacactaaaacgTGCGGGAGGATGGAAAAGTAGTGGAATTGCGGAAGGTTATGTGGATGattctatcaataaaaaaattgaaattgcgaaaaaaatgtttcctggACGAAACTCAACAGATGTGGCTTCCACTTCGGGAGGTTCTACAATTAATTGTCCAATAACCAGCGAATTCACTACCGCTTCAGGAATGTTCGACATTAGCGGAAATtctaattgtacatttaattttaatttgtatgaaacaaagaaataa
- the LOC138125974 gene encoding pyridoxine/pyridoxamine 5'-phosphate oxidase-like isoform X4, with amino-acid sequence MNISEDSIEVKEPFHLFEKWFSEVSTNPTVVEPNAMCLSTATKNGLPSARFVLCKGYSKEGFKFFTHYTSRKGGELEENPHCALTFYWAYCNRSVRIEGVAEKLPFSDADQYFKSRPYQSQIGALCSDQSKPIKDRNVLAEKERELKGVYGEGEVPRPPQWGGYLVRPQSIEFWQGQTDRIHDRIKFRRPTSGEEPDGVLTRQGDEGWIYERLAP; translated from the exons ATGAATATCAGCG aagaCAGTATAGAGGTGAAGGAACCCTtccatttatttgaaaagtgGTTCAGTGAGGTGAGCACCAACCCCACAGTGGTGGAACCAAACGCCATGTGCCTGTCCACAGCaactaa aaatggCCTCCCTTCTGCAAGATTTGTTTTGTGCAAAGGCTACAGTAAAGaaggttttaaatttttcacgcACTACACAAGCAGAAAGGGAGGAGAATTG GAAGAAAATCCCCATTGTGCACTGACGTTCTACTGGGCTTACTGCAACAGATCT GTGCGAATAGAGGGCGTCGCTGAGAAACTTCCCTTCTCCGACGCCGACCAGTATTTTAAATCTAGACCCTATCAGAGCCAAATTGGGGCCTTGTGCAGCGACCAAAGCAAACCGATTAAAGACCGCAACGTCTTGGCTGAGAAAGAACGAGAATTGAAAGGTGTATATGGCGAGGGCGAGGTGCCAAGACCTCCTCAATG GGGTGGTTACCTAGTGAGGCCCCAGAGTATAGAGTTTTGGCAAGGACAGACTGACAGGATTCATGATAGGATCAAGTTTAGGAGGCCTACAAGTGGCGAAGAGCCTGATGGGGTGCTGACCCGTCAAGGTGATGAAGGATGGATATATGAGAGACTGGCTCcatag